The segment CTATTTCGGTACGATGCTCGTTTATACGGGAGCGGCCGACGGCCTCGTCAGCGGGGCGGCCCACTCGACGGCCGATACGGTCCGACCAGCCTTGCAAATCATTAAAACGAAGCCAGGCGTTGGCAAAACGTCCGGCGTGTTCATCATGGTGCGCGGCGACGAAAAATATGTGTTTGCCGATTGCGCCATCAACATTGCTCCTAACAGTCATGATTTGGCTGAAATCGCGGTCGAGAGCGCCCGGACGGCCAAAATGTTCGGCCTTACGCCGCGCGTAGCGCTGTTAAGCTTTTCCACGAAAGGGTCGGCCTCGTCGCCGGAGACGGAAAAAGTGGCCGAAGCGGTGCGGTTGGCGAAAGAAATGGCGCCGGATCTGATCCTTGACGGTGAGTTTCAATTTGACGCCGCGTTTGTGCCAGAGGTGGCGAAAAAGAAAGCGCCGGACTCGGTCATTCAAGGGGACGCAAATGTCTTTATTTTCCCGAGCCTTGAGGCGGGCAACATCGGCTACAAAATCGCCCAGCGCCTTGGCGGCTTTGAAGCGGTCGGCCCGATTTTGCAAGGGCTGAACAAGCCGGTCAACGACCTATCGCGCGGATGCAGCGCCGAAGACGCCTACAAGCTCGCGCTCATCACCGCGGCGCAGTCGCTTGGGGAGTAAAGAGGCGGCGAACTGAGCAAGAGGAGTCGGAACCGGTTCGTTTTGCCAAAGAATGGGCGATCTCTTGTTTCATGCATGGATTCGTGTCAAAGAAGGCGGCTGGCTACTGTTTAGCCGCTTTCTTTTTTTGCCGGCCGTAATGGTTCCGGCTTGATGTGGTATAATGGGAGCGGAACGTTCAACGTAAGGGGTTGCTCGCGATGAGCCATGAACTGTTGCGGCAGCCGAAATGGCGGGTCATCGACCAGTCGCACTTCGGGCCGCTGTTTGATGCGAAACAATCGTTTGCGATCGATGATACGCTCTGCACCGCGGTTGGCGCGGGACAGTCGGATGCGGTCGTCCGCACGTGGGTGCATGAGAATACCGTCGTCTTAGGCGCCGCTGATACGAAGCTTCCGTACATCGATGAGGCCATTTCGTTTTTGCGCCAGGAAGGGTATCGCGTCGTCGTCCGCAATTCCGGCGGGTTGGCCGTTGTCCTTGACAGCGGGGTGTTGAATATTTCGCTCATTTTTCCGGAAACGAAAAACACGATTGCCATCGAGCAAGGGTATGAGGCGATGTATGCGCTCATGGCCGCCATGCTTGCCTCATACGGCGCCCGCGTTGAGGCGGGGGAAATCGTCGGTTCGTATTGCCCGGGGAGCTATGACTTGAGCATTGGCGGCAAAAAGTTTGCCGGCATTTCGCAACGGCGCGTGCGCGGCGGCGTTGCCGTGCAAATCTACCTTTGCGTCAACGGGAGCGGAGCCGCGCGGGCTGAGCTTATTCGCCGTTTTTATGAGCTCGGCCGCCAAGGAGAGAAAACGAAATTCGCCTACCCCGATGTTGTCCCAACTGTCATGGCGTCGCTGTCTGAGCTTCTCGGCTGCGAGTTGTCGATCGATGAGCTGCTTGTCGCCCTTTGGCGCACGCTGCAGTCGTTTGGCGGCGAGCTGTATTCGTCTGCCCTCGAGAACGGCGAATGGAATTGGTATGAGCAGTATTGGGCGCGCATCGTCGAACGGAATGAAACGGCGCTCAGCGGTGCGCTTTCAGCAGGGGAGTAAGGGAAGCAGTCCGTCCGGCGGCAGGCGAAGAGCCTGCGTTCATCGCCTGACGCCGCCGGCGGACAAAAAGGATGCCCCGTGTCTCGGCCGCACCGGAACGAGTGCGATCAAGGTGCGGTTCTGGACCGGACATCCTTTTTTGTTTACTCCGCGATTTTTTCCAAGTTGCCGTTCGGGTCCATACGGAAGGTCAGCCCCCGCTCTTCTTCTTCCTTTAACACCATTTTGCGCGCCCGGTTAATGATTTTGACGAGCGTCTCAAAATCTTCTTGCACTGTTGACGAGTTTTCTTCCAACTTAGCAACCTTTTCCTGAAGTTCTTTGTTTTGTTGCTTGAGTTCTTCAATTTCGCGGCGCAGCCGTTCGTTTTCTTTCAAGAGCGTCTCCCGTTTTCGTTCATGCGACTGGAACGTTTTCAAAAAAGCGATCACTTGATCCAGCGTCACGTGTTGCGGCGGGGAGGCCGGGATGACGGCCGGCAGCTGCATCACTTCCCCGAGCTCCTCCAATGAGGGCATCGGCGGTTCATACAAGCGCCGCTTGCGGACGCCGCCTTGTTTGGCGAGCAGCCGCTGCCGCTCTTTTCGCTGTTTTTTTGCCAACTGCAATGCTTCTTCGTAGCGATGGCGGACGACCGCGTTCCAGCGAAAGCCGCAGGCGGCCGATGTCCGGTTCAGCCTGTCGCCGACTTCTTCAAAGGCGTTGAGTTGGGTGCTCCCTTCGCGCACATGGCGCAATACCGTTTCCGCCAATAATAAATCATCTTCTTCCGTCCAAGCGTCTTGCCGTTGTTTCACTGTTCTCCACTCCTTCTTTCAATGCTAGTAAAAGCATGGACAAAATAAAATGAATTTATACGTTGCAAGTTTACAGGATTGACAAGTTGAAAGAATGAAAGGCCGCAAACTTGCAATTTTCTTCGGGAAGCGGTAGAATACACAAAGCAAACGCTGCAGAAAGGGATGACGCATAATGGCAAATGAGTTTCGCGTTTGCGACGACTGCAAGGCGCCGAATTTAAAAACATTGATTCCGCGTTTGAAAAAGCTGGATCCGGATGCGGTCATTAAAATCGGCTGCCAGTCGTATTGCGGTCCGGGGCGGAAAAAAACGTTCGCCTTCGTCAACAACCGCCCGGTGGCAGCGCTGACGGAGGATGAGCTGATTGAAAAAGTGGCTGAAAAGCTGAAAAAACGGTGACGAATCACCTTCTTTGCCGAAAGAAGGTGATTTTTTGTTTTTTCCGTCAATAATGGAGAAAGACGGAGAAAAAAGTCAACTATTTCTTTGCCAAAAGAAACGGCGTATAATAGATGTATGTTGGAGACGGAAGAGGAGGATGCGATGTATTCCGGCGGGCAGCTTGACGAAGAAAAAGTGTTTAAAGATCCGGTGCACCGATACATACATGTTCGCGACAAAGTCATCTGGGATTTGATCGGCACAAAAGAGTTTCAGCGCCTGCGCCGCATTAAGCAGCTCGGCACGACATATTTGACGTTTCACGGCGCCGAGCACAGCCGGTTTAACCATTCGCTCGGCGTTTACGAAATTATCCGCCGCATCATTGACGACGTGTTTGTCGGCCGCGATCATTGGGATCATAGCGAGCGCCTTCTTTGCCTATGCGCGGCGCTCTTGCACGATTTAGGGCACGGCCCGTTTTCCCATTCATTTGAAAAGGTGTTTCGCCTCGACCACGAAGATTTTACACAGGCAATCATTTTAGGCGATACAGAAGTGAACGCCGCCTTGCGCGAAGTGGGCGACGATTTTCCGCAAAAAGTGGCGGAAGTGATCGCCAAAACGTACCCGAACAAGCTTGTGGTGAGCCTCATTTCGAGCCAAATTGACGCCGATCGGATGGACTATTTGCTGCGCGATGCCTACTACACCGGCGTCAGCTACGGCTATTTTGACATGGAGCGCATTTTGCGCGTCATGCGCCCGCGCGAAGACCAAGTCGTCATCAAACGAAGCGGCATGCATGCGGTCGAGGATTACATTATGAGCCGCTACCAAATGTATTGGCAAGTGTATTTCCATCCTGTGACGCGCAGTGCGGAAGTCATTTTAACGAAAATTTTGCATCGGGCGAAAAAGCTGTACGAGGACGGGTATACGTTTGCGACGAAGCCGACCCATTTTTTATCGTTTTTTGCCGGCCATGTAACGCTCGGCGACTATTTGGCGCTCGATGAAGCAATCATCCTGTTTTACTTCCAGCAATGGCAATACGAGCGGGATCCGATTTTAAGCGACTTATGCCGGCGGTTTGTCCACCGCCGCCTGTTCAAATATACGGAGTTCCATCCGACAAACGAGCAAATGGCAAAGCTGATCGAGCTGACCGGCCTGTTTAAAAAGGCTGGGATCGACCCGGACTATTACTTAGTCGTCGATTCATCGTCCGACTTGCCGTACGATTTTTACCGGCCGGGCGAGGAAGGCGAGCGCCTGCCGATTTATTTGTTGATGCCAAACGGGGAGCTGCGCGAGCTGTCGCGCGAATCGGTGTTGGTTGACGCCATTTCCGGCAAGCGGCGCACCGACCATAAGCTCTATTTCCCCGCTGATTTTCTTGAAGACATGTCGACGAAGCGGACAGTGAAGAAAAAGATTATGGAAATTTTAAAGGGTTAGGAGATGACGGAGAGTGCTCACAGAGCATGCGAAAGTGATGAAGGCGTTGGCGGCCGCCGGGGAAATAGCGGGCCGCAAAAAGCTGCAAAAAATGATTTACATCGCCAAAAAGCTCGACTTTCCGTTTTATGAGAAGTTCGACTTCCACTTTTACGGCCCGTATTCGGAAGAGTTGACGTGCCGCATCGAAGAGCTGTGCGCGCTCGGCTTTTTGCATGAAGTGAAAGAGAAAAAGAGCGGCTATGTGCAATATCGCTATACACTGACCGAAGCGGGCGAACAGTTTTTGCGCCATTATGACTGGGAGATGCCGGGCCTTGCCGAATGCATGCAGGCGATGAACGGACAAAATGCCCGTTTTTTGGAACTTGTGTCCACCGTACTTTATTTTGAACATTTGCCGAAAGACGAAGTGAAAGAGAAAATTGCGGTGTTAAAAAGCAAGCAGCGCTATACGGAGGACGAGATCGAAGAGGCGTATGCGTATATTGAGGCGCTGCGCAGCCGATGCAACAAGGGCGCTTGTGTGTAGACGGGTGGAAAATGCGGTTTCAACGGATCGTCAGTTGGCCATAGACGAAAAGGTGTCCCATTGTTCCGGGGACACCTTCTTCATTAATGCGGCAAAAACGCCAGCTGCAAAAAGAACAGCACGGCAAGCACGTACAGCAGCAACGGCACATCGCGCCAGCGGCCGCGGGCGATTTTTAAGAGCGGGTACGAGATGAAGCCGAGCGCGATGCCGGTCGCGATGCTGGACGTGAGCGGCATGCTTAAGATGATGAGAAAGGCTGGGAACGCTTCGTCCAGTTCGCGCCAATTGATATGGGCGATGTTGCTGATCATCAAGCTGCCGACGACAATGAGCGCCGGGGCGGTGATGGCAGAAAGCCCGGCGACGGCGCCGACCAGCGGGCTGAAAAAGGCGGCTGCGATGAACAAGACGGCGACCGTGAGCGCGGTCAAGCCGGTGCGGCCGCCGGCGGCGACGCCGGTTGACGACTCGATGTACGCCGATGTCGGGCTCGTGCCGAACATGGCGCCGATCGTGGTCGCGACGGAGTCGGCCAAGAGCGCCTCGCGGGCGCGCGGCAGTGTGTTTCCTTTCATCAGTCCCGCTTGCTGGGCGACGCCGATCATCGTGCCGGTCGTGTCAAAGAGCGTGACAAGCAAAAAGGAAAAGACGACAGCGTACAAGCTGTGGCTGATGACATCGCCAACGGCCGTCAATGGATTGGCGGCGACAAGCCCTTCCGGCAGCGACGGCAGCGAGACGATGCCTTTGTCAAAGTGAAGTTGTCCGGTCGCGTAGGCGATGACGCCGGTCGCGACCATGCCGTAAAAGAGCGCGCCGTTGACGCCGCGCATCATGAAAACGAGCGTCACCGCCAGGCCGATGAGCGTCAACACGGCCGACGGGGCATGCAAGTTGCCGAGCGCCACCAAATTTTGCGGATGGGCTTGGATAATTCCCGTCAGCCGCAGGCCGATAAAGGCGATAAACAGCCCGATGCCGGCGGTGATGCCGTGCTTCAAGCTGTCGGGGATCACTTCGATCAGCTTGCTGCGGAGCGGGGTGAGCGACAGCAACAAAAACAACACCCCGGCCACAAACACAGCGGAAAACGCGGTTTCGTACGAAATGCCGCCGTGCGAGCCGACGACGGAATAGGCGAAATAGGCGTTCAGCCCCATGCCGGGCGCGATGGCGATCGGATAGTTGGCAAAGATGGCCATCCATAGCGTGCCGACGACGGTTGCGATGACGGTGGCGGTGAACGCCTGTTCAAACGGGACGCCGGCATCTGATAAGATGACCGGATTGACGACGATGATGTACACCATGGTGAAAAAAGTCGTCAGGCCAGCGAGAAATTCCGTTTTGCGGTCAGTCTGTTTCTCTGCGAAACGAATCATGGGCGACCTCCTAAAAACGAACAATGTCAGAAACCATTATAATAATATTCGTTTTTCCCTAAAAATGCAACGGGAGCGCTTCATGCGCCCCCGCTCTTGTGTCACTCTGTGTCGCTCAGCCGTTTTCCGGCGATCGCATAATGGTCTTTCGTCATTTCTTCAATGAATACGACAACGCTCTCCCGTTTCGCCCCTGTCGTCTCGACGACGGCGTCCGTCACTTTTTCAACAAGCGCTTTTTTCTGTTCATCCGTGCGGCCGGCGAGCATTTTGATCGTTACGTACGGCACGGTTGTCCCCCCATTTCATTGTCGAGTGCTGTCGCGCTTATTATACCACGGGATGAGGAAGTTCAGTCCACTTTTTTCTGCTAATCATGTATACTAAAGATAGTGAATATAGGGAAAAGGAGTTTATGAAGTGGATCGAATTTTGCCGTATTCGTTAAGTGAAATTCCGTACGTGCTCTTGACGCTGGCGTTAGCATTTTCCGTGCATGAGTTTTCCCATGCGTACGTCGCCTACAAGTTCGGCGATCCGACGGCGAAAAACCAAGGGCGGCTGACGTTATCACCGTTTGCCCATTTGGATTTGCTTGGCACCCTGCTTATCTTTCTCGCAGGGTTTGGCTGGGCGCGCCCGGTGCCAGTCAATCGCTTTTATTTCAAAAATCCGCGCCTTGCCGGCATTCTTGTCTCGGTGGCAGGGCCGCTAAGCAACCTCGCGCTCGCCGGGCTTGGATTTGTCATTTGGTACGCCATGATCGATTTCGGCATCATGCGGGCGCTGCCGGATTGGTTTGCGGCCGGGTTTGATCTGTTTTTCCAAATTTTTATCAGCTTGAACGCCGTCTTGTTTGTGTTTAATTTATTGCCGTTTCCGCCGCTTGATGGGTATCGTATTATTGAAGACTTGGCCCCGGATGGGCTGCGGGCGAAAATGACGCAGTGGGAAACGTACGGGGCGCTCATTTTCCTTGTTCTCGTGCTGACGCCGCTCGATCGCTATACGATTGAGCCGGTGTTTCAAGTGGCGCTGCCGTTTGTGCTTGAGAACTTGCAGTCACTTGTGGCCAGCTTGTTTATGTAGGAAGGAGGAACAAGCGGATGGAGCAAAAAAAGAAAAAAAACATCGGCTTTAATATCATCAAAGACGACCCGACCGACGGGCACCGCGGCTTTGGCGCCGGGGCGTTGAGCCTAGAAAACGTGTCGCCGGTCATCATTGACGTCGAAGCGGGTGAAGCGTTCGTTGATATGGGGGCGATGCATGCCCGCAGCTCTGTTGAGCGCGGCATCAAGTTTTTGCCGGATCGCTCCGCCGTGCCAAACGGCAAGCCGTATTGGATCGTCTGGGTGACGATCGAGCGCCGCGAGGACGGTCCGTATTACGCCGGGGTGACGGCGTGCGAAATGACGGTCGACCGTGAGGCGCGCCGTGGTTATAAGTTATTGCCGGAACATGTGAACCGGCTCGATAAATCGCTGAAACGGCATATCATCGTCGATCATATGGACGCTAAGTCGAAGCGGGTGCTCGCCGACTTTTTGAAAGGACATGACATCGGGATGTGGAACCGTTCGAGCGATGAACTGAAAAAAGGACTCGAAGGCGAATTGTGACGGTTTTGTGAACATGTTTGCCTAAGGGCTTGTTCTTATCTGGAAAAAAGGATAAACTAAATCTACATGTATAACACAGGAAAACTAGGACAAGAAAATCCCCTGCGGGCAAACGCAGGGGATTTTCTTGTTTAAAACCATGGAAACCATTTCTCGAACCAGCTTTTTCCGTCTTCTTTTTTCTTCTTCTCCTCTTTTACATGATCGGTGCAATAGTCAACCGGTTCTGTGCCAGCGATATAATACGTTTTCCGCTTCACTGGGCACGAATCGGTCGCCAGCTTGCCGTTTTGCGGGTCGATGTAGACGCCGATGACGCCTTTGGTCGGCTTGAACGATTTTTTCGGCTCGCCGGCGAGGCTTTTCTCCATAAAGCGGATCCATATTTGTTTCGCGTATTGCTTTTCGTCAAAGCGGCTCATCGTTTCGCCGCGGTCGTAGCCGGTCCAGACGCCGGCGACTAGTTGCGGGGCGAAGCCGATCATCCAGCTGTCCGTTTTCGTCGTCCCGGACTTGCCGGCGTACGGGCGCGTCATTTCATCGGCGATCGATTGCCCGGTGACGGTCGTATAGCCGTTAAGCTTTGGGTCGAACATTCCGGTCATTAAATGGGTCGTCACAAACGCTGCGTCGCGGTCGAGCACTTGCCGGCTCTCCGGCTTATGTTCATACAGCACGTTTCCGTTCGCGTCGACGACTTTTTTAATGAACACCGGGTCCGTTTTTTTGCCGTAGTTGGCGAGCGTGCTGTATGCGGCCACCATGTCGATCACTTTCACGGGCGAGGTGCCAAGCGCCAATGACGGCACTGCTTTCAATCTGCTTGTAATGCCAAGCGCTTTCGCTGTTTCGACGAGTTTGTCGGCGCCGATGAACTGGAGCGTTTTCACCGCAAAGACGTTGTCGGATACAGCGAGCGCCTCGGCGAGCGTGATCGGGCCATTGGCGTAGTAGTCATTGTAATTATGGGGGGTGTACGACGATCGGCCGCCGTTAAACGTAAATGTCGTCAGCTCGCTGCGCAGTTGGGTCGATGGGGTGAATCCTTGCTCGATCGCCGCGTAATACAAAAACGGCTTAAATGTCGACCCTGGCTGGCGTTCCGCCTGCACGGCCCGGTTGAACGGGCTTTCTTCGTAGTTGCGTCCGCCGATGAGCGCCTTTACTTCCCCTGTGCGCGGATCCATGGCCACCAATGCCGCCTGGATGGCAGAATGGGGACTGATGACTTGCTTAACTTGTTCTTCGGCGATTCGCTGCAGGCGTCGGTCGAGCGTTGTGTAGACGCGCAGCCCCCCGAGCTCAATCGTCCGCTCATCAAGGCCAAGCTTCGTGCGCAGCTGCTGTTTCACAACATCTTGGAAATACGGGGCCACAGGCTGCTCTCGTTCGCGGTGGCGGATGTAAACGAGCTTGTCACGGTACGCCCGCTCCGCTTCTTCGCGGCTGATGTAGCCGGCTTCCACCATGGAGGTGAGCACGATTTTTTGCCGCGCTTTTGCCCGCGCCTCGTTGACAAGCGGCGAGTAGTAATACGGCCCTTTCGGAATGCCGGCGAGCATCGCCGCCTCGCTCAGCGTCAGCTCGCTCGCGTGCTTGCCGAAATAATAGCGCGCTGCTGCCTCGATGCCGTAGGCGCCATGGCCGTAGTAAATCGTATTTAAATAGCCTTCTAAAATTTGATCTTTGCTGTAGTTGGCTTCAAGCCGGATGGTGTACAACGCTTCCTGGATTTTTCGCGACCACGTTTTCTCATGTGTTAAAAACAAGTTGCGTGCATATTGCTGGGTGATCGTGCTCGCTCCTTGCACTTTGTCCATGGCCTCGAGATTGGCGAGCACCGCGCCGGCGATCCGTTTCAAGTCAAATCCGTGGTGTTCGTAAAACTTTCGGTCCTCAACGGCAATCGTCGCCTCGATGACGTGCGGGGAAATGTCATCAAGCCGGACCCAGTACCGCTTTTGTCCATGGTCGCTTTCCCCGATTTTGCGGCCGTCGTCCGCATAAAAAATCGTCGTCTGCGGCACGGCGACCGGCGGGGCGCCTTCGATTTTCGCGAACAACACAAAGCTCCCGAGAGCGGCGAAGGCAAAGATGGCGAGAAAAAAGCCGATAAAGACGGCGGCGCGCACATATTTCCACGTGCCGCGAAAACGGCTGCCCGGGATCGGTTCCATTGCGCATCACCTCAACGGTTTTGGCGTTGTTTTAGACATGCGGGCGGACGCCCGGCTGAATGCGCCGCCTTGCTTTTGTCAAGGCTTCGCCAGCGAGGTTTTCCGCTTTTTCTTACCAGTATAAAAAAAAATTTTTTATTTTAAACTTGTTCCTCTTGCATTTTTGCTAGATTGCTCTATACTTTTTCATGTTTAGTTTTTCGTTGGCTAAGGAAAACTTGTATAGTAAGCAACGCCCGGAGAAAGGATGTTACCGAATGGAACTTTGGTTTACCGAAAAGCAAACGGAGCATTTTGGCATCACCGCACGCATCATCCGCACTTTACATACAGAACAGACGCCGTTCCAAAAACTTGATATGGTCGAAACGGCGGAGTTTGGCAACATGCTCATTCTAGACGGCATGGTCATGACAACGCAAAAAGACGAATTCGTCTACCATGAAATGGTCGCCCACGTGCCGTTGTTCACCCACCCCAATCCGGAAAACGTGCTTGTCGTCGGCGGCGGCGACGGCGGCGTCATTCGTGAAGTGCTGAAGCACCCAAGCGTCAAAAAAGCGACGCTTGTCGAAATTGACGGCAAAGTGATCGAGTATTCGAAAAAATATTTGCCGGAAATTGCCGGAAAGCTTGATGATCCGCGCGTCGAAGTGAAAGTCGATGACGGGTTTATGCACATCGCCCAAAGCGAAAACGAATACGACGTCATCATGGTCGACTCGACGGAACCAGTCGGCCCGGCGGTCAACTTGTTCACAAAAGGGTTTTATGCCGGCATCGCCAACGCGCTGAAAGAGGACGGCATTTTCGTCGCTCAAACGGACAACCCGTGGTTTAAAGCAGACTTGATCCGCAACGTCTACCGCGATGTGAAAGAAATTTTCCCGATCACCCGTTTGTATACGGCGAACATTCCGACGTATCCGAGCGGGCTCTGGACGTTTACGCTCGGCTCGAAACAATACGACCCGCTTGCGGTGAGCGACGACCGGTTCCATGACATTGAGACGAAATATTACACGAAAGAATTGCATAAGGCGTGCTTCGTTTTGCCAAAATTTGTCGCGGACCTAGTGAAATAAGGGGGCAGATCGATGCGTTTTGATGAAGCTTATTCGGGCAACGTGTTTATTGGCAGCCACCCGAACTTCGAAGAGAGCGAAGCCGTCATTTACGGCATGCCGATGGACTGGACGGTCAGCTACCGGCCTGGCTCGCGGTTTGGCCCGGCCCGCATCCGCGAAGTGTCAATCGGGCTTGAGGAGTACAGCCCATATTTGGACCGCGAACTCAAAGACATCCGCTACTTTGACGCTGGAGACATTCCGCTGCCGTTTGGCAATGCGGCCCGCAGTTTAGAGCTGATTGAGCAGTTCGTGAAAAAGGTGCTTGACGCCGGCAAGTTTCCGCTCGGCCTCGGCGGCGAACATCTCGTCTCTTGGCCGGTCATCAAAGCGGTGTACGACTATTACCCGGATTTGGCCGTCATTCACATGGACGCCCATACCGACTTGCGCGAACATTACGAAGGCGAGCCGCTGTCGCACGCGACGCCAATCCGCAAAGTCGCTGACTTGATCGGCCCGACGAATGTCTTTTCGTTCGGCATCCGTTCCGGGATGAAAGAGGAGTTTGAGTGGGCGAAAGAAAACGGTATGTACATCGCCAAGTTTGAGGTGCTTGAACCGCTCCGCTCCGTGTTGCCGAAGCTCGCCGGCCGCCCGGTGTATGTGACGATCGACATCGATGTGCTCGACCCGGCCCATGCCCCAGGCACCGGGACGGTCGATGCCGGTGGCATTACGTCAAAAGAGCTGCTTTCGGCCATTCACGAGATCGCCCGCTCCGACGTGCGAGTCGTTGGCGCCGATTTGGTGGAAGTCGCGCCGATTTATGACCATTCCGAACAAACGGCCAATACGGCGAGCAAGCTTGTGCGGGAAATGCTGCTTGGCTGGGTGGCGAAGTGAAAAATGAGAAAAAGCGTCTAAATCGCAAGTTTGCGAGGGCGCTTTTTTCTTTGGTGGGACAAAAGATGCAGGAATATGAGCGTACGGAGCGTAATAATATGTAATGTATTTACAGAAAAAGGAGAGGGGGAATGAAGATGGGCGTGAAGCTGATCAAAATTTCCGTTGTGTACTTTGTCATTGGCGTCTGTATTGGGCTTGGCATGTCGATGACCCATTCGTTTGCGCTGACCCCGGTCCATGTCCATATCAACTTGCTTGGCTGGACGGCCTTG is part of the [Flavobacterium] thermophilum genome and harbors:
- the speE_2 gene encoding Spermidine synthase, which gives rise to MELWFTEKQTEHFGITARIIRTLHTEQTPFQKLDMVETAEFGNMLILDGMVMTTQKDEFVYHEMVAHVPLFTHPNPENVLVVGGGDGGVIREVLKHPSVKKATLVEIDGKVIEYSKKYLPEIAGKLDDPRVEVKVDDGFMHIAQSENEYDVIMVDSTEPVGPAVNLFTKGFYAGIANALKEDGIFVAQTDNPWFKADLIRNVYRDVKEIFPITRLYTANIPTYPSGLWTFTLGSKQYDPLAVSDDRFHDIETKYYTKELHKACFVLPKFVADLVK
- the speB gene encoding Agmatinase, which translates into the protein MRFDEAYSGNVFIGSHPNFEESEAVIYGMPMDWTVSYRPGSRFGPARIREVSIGLEEYSPYLDRELKDIRYFDAGDIPLPFGNAARSLELIEQFVKKVLDAGKFPLGLGGEHLVSWPVIKAVYDYYPDLAVIHMDAHTDLREHYEGEPLSHATPIRKVADLIGPTNVFSFGIRSGMKEEFEWAKENGMYIAKFEVLEPLRSVLPKLAGRPVYVTIDIDVLDPAHAPGTGTVDAGGITSKELLSAIHEIARSDVRVVGADLVEVAPIYDHSEQTANTASKLVREMLLGWVAK